One genomic window of bacterium includes the following:
- a CDS encoding glycosyltransferase, producing MNKQKVSVILPTFNERENIVSLIEDIHLELGDYNHQILVVDDNSPDGTYQTVLELNLPYVKAILRQKDPGLANSIRCGLENAEGEVFVVMDSDYNHQPKYLPFMVQALSYYDCVSASRFLYGGGMDSWIRHKLSWLFNIFVRIVTRGFITDSLYGFFAIKKGVIEKCNYNDIFWGYGDYCIRLMWYLQRNRASILQFPAVNGKRTKGKGNSKFIRVFWQYFTEVLKLAYKERIKRHVQRN from the coding sequence GTGAATAAGCAAAAAGTTTCAGTAATATTGCCGACATTTAATGAGAGGGAAAATATTGTTTCTCTTATTGAAGACATTCATTTAGAACTTGGTGATTATAATCATCAGATATTGGTGGTTGATGACAATAGCCCGGATGGTACCTATCAGACGGTATTAGAGCTTAATTTACCTTATGTTAAAGCTATTTTACGCCAAAAAGATCCTGGATTAGCAAATTCTATAAGGTGTGGCCTGGAGAATGCAGAAGGAGAAGTTTTTGTGGTGATGGATTCAGATTATAACCATCAGCCAAAATATCTACCCTTTATGGTGCAAGCGCTCTCTTATTATGATTGTGTATCTGCCTCCCGTTTTCTTTATGGGGGAGGAATGGATAGTTGGATTCGTCACAAATTAAGTTGGCTATTCAATATATTTGTTCGTATTGTTACCAGAGGCTTTATAACGGATAGCCTTTATGGTTTTTTCGCAATAAAAAAAGGAGTAATTGAGAAATGTAATTATAATGACATATTTTGGGGTTACGGCGATTATTGCATTCGCTTGATGTGGTATTTACAAAGAAACAGGGCAAGCATTTTACAGTTTCCAGCGGTTAACGGAAAACGTACAAAGGGTAAAGGTAATAGCAAGTTTATTCGAGTTTTTTGGCAATATTTTACCGAGGTGCTTAAATTAGCTTATAAAGAAAGGATAAAGAGACATGTACAAAGAAATTAA